A single genomic interval of Mobula hypostoma chromosome 7, sMobHyp1.1, whole genome shotgun sequence harbors:
- the LOC134348837 gene encoding protocadherin-10-like, with protein sequence MATGLSHGLSFIHLVCALHLVCGQIRYSIPEELELGAFVGNIAEDLSLSIPEITDRKLRLLSDDKLQLLKVNMHNGVLVVKERIDRDALCKQMSTCSVSYDAALENPLELHRVDVEIVDINDNAPGFRENKYNIQISELTATGALFPLDRAQDADMGTNAVISYKINSNEHFGLKEKEVDDGSKITELILQKPLDREQQSEFHVILTAIDGGIPPRSGTAEIIIYIVDANDNAPTFERHTYRVSITENTPTGTLVTEIKAADLDEGANGEINYSFSTHVSQSVRELFTLDSETGQIYVNGPLDYEAENVYEIEIQAVDKGVPALSGRAKIIVVLTDVNDNAPEIRVTSISSNVREDDALGTVVAIISVTDRDSGENGQIRCRIPTNVPFKLQKSLNNQFKLIVNDAMDRESIPLYDIPITAWDAGLPSLSANKTLFISVSDINDNVPKFTQSSYRVFVMENNAPSGSIFTVTALDPDFDKNGKISYSLVESPIGDASLSGAVSVNSDSGCIYALRSFDYEKLKNFQFKVQASDSGSPAMSSTATVNVVILDQNDNAPVIVSPSKRNNAAATQIVHHSPYPGMVVSKIMATDADSGQNARLYYQLLEATDRTLFTVGLHSGEIRTSQRFQNEDRRDHRLVILVKDNGQPSLSSTVTVVISFLHNATENFSELTNRSKDQLLFSDLNLILIILLGSTSCIFLLIIVLLVIMKCNQNKNIYGYSCRICCHNSNDDSNRRAVPKAVLNYAGAGQTLPIRDSYNYTVTLSPDSSNSDFLFLKPHHPTLPLDEFQRS encoded by the coding sequence ATGGCGACAGGACTCAGCCACGGATTGTCTTTCATTCATCTTGTGTGCGCCTTGCATCTCGTCTGTGGACAAATTCGGTACTCGATTCCCGAAGAACTGGAGCTCGGAGCATTCGTAGGGAATATTGCTGAGGATTTAAGCCTAAGCATTCCAGAAATAACCGATCGGAAACTCAGACTGCTCTCCGATGATAAGCTTCAGCTATTGAAGGTAAACATGCACAATGGTGTTTTAGTTGTAAAAGAGCGAATTGACAGGGATGCCCTCTGCAAGCAAATGTCGACTTGCTCTGTTTCGTATGATGCAGCTTTAGAAAATCCTTTGGAACTGCATCGCGTTGACGTGGAGATAGTAGATATAAATGATAATGCACCAGGTTTTAGGGAAAACAAGTACAATATACAGATATCTGAATTAACCGCAACAGGCGCACTCTTTCCACTCGATAGAGCCCAGGATGCCGACATGGGAACAAATGCAGTTATTTCATACAAGATCAACTCAAATGAGCACTTCGGTCTGAAAGAAAAGGAAGTAGATGATGGGAGTAAAATTACAGAACTGATATTGCAAAAACCTCTCGACCGCGAACAGCAGTCAGAATTCCATGTAATACTGACAGCCATTGACGGTGGGATTCCTCCGAGATCTGGTACAGCAGAAATCATTATATATATCGTGGATGCCAATGATAACGCTCCCACATTCGAGCGTCATACATATCGGGTTAGTATCACGGAAAACACACCCACTGGTACCCTGGTGACGGAAATAAAGGCTGctgatttagatgaaggagcAAATGGTGAAATAAATTATTCTTTCAGTACACACGTTTCTCAAAGTGTTCGAGAATTATTTACTTTGGACTCAGAAACTGGGCAGATTTATGTGAATGGACCACTGGACTACGAAGCAGAAAACGTTTATGAAATTGAAATACAGGCTGTGGACAAGGGTGTACCGGCATTAAGTGGACGCGCTAAAATTATCGTTGTTTTAACTGATGTTAATGATAACGCTCCGGAAATACGGGTGACATCAATATCCAGCAATGTGCGCGAAGATGATGCTCTCGGGACTGTCGTCGCTATTATAAGTGTTACAGATCGCGATTCTGGCGAGAATGGACAAATACGTTGTCGGATTCCAacgaatgttccctttaaactacaAAAATCTCTGAACAACCAGTTTAAGTTGATAGTTAACGATGCTATGGACCGCGAAAGCATTCCGCTGTATGACATCCCTATTACCGCCTGGGATGCAGGGCTACCCTCTCTTTCAGCAAACAAAACGTTATTCATTTCAGTCTCAGATATTAACGATAACGTACCGAAGTTTACACAATCTTCGTACCGGGTGTTTGTCATGGAAAACAACGCACCGAGTGGATCTATATTTACTGTTACAGCTTTGGACCCTGATTTTGACAAGAATGGCAAGATATCGTATTCACTTGTGGAGAGTCCCATTGGAGATGCTTCTCTATCAGGCGCTGTATCCGTTAACTCAGACAGTGGTTGCATTTACGCCCTGCGCTCTTTTGACTACGAAAAGCTGAAGAATttccagttcaaagttcaagcgTCTGACTCTGGATCTCCGGCAATGAGCAGCACCGCCACAGTGAATGTGGTGATTTTAGACCAAAATGACAATGCTCCAGTGATAGTTTCACCTTCCAAACGGAATAACGCAGCGGCGACTCAGATTGTGCACCACTCCCCATATCCAGGAATGGTTGTTTCCAAGATAATGGCAACTGATGCCGATTCCGGGCAGAACGCACGTCTTTACTACCAACTTTTGGAAGCTACAGATCGTACGTTGTTCACTGTAGGACTTCACTCAGGAGAAATCAGAACGTCCCAAAGGTTTCAGAATGAAGATCGTCGTGACCATAGACTAGTAATCTTGGTGAAAGACAATGGACAACCGAGTCTCTCCAGTACAGTTACAGTTGTGATTTCATTCTTGCACAATGCTACTGAAAACTTCTCCGAACTAACAAATAGGTCGAAAGATCAGCTGCTTTTTTCCGACTTAAATTTGATATTGATAATACTGTTAGGGTCAACTTCCTGCATATTTCTTCTCATAATAGTTTTGCTGGTAATTATGAAGTgtaatcaaaataaaaatatttacggTTACAGTTGTAGAATCTGCTGTCACAATTCTAATGATGACTCTAATCGCAGAGCCGTGCCgaaagcagttctgaattatGCTGGTGCTGGACAGACGTTGCCCATTCGGGACTCGTATAACTACACTGTTACACTCTCACCTGATTCATCGAATAGCGATTTCTTGTTCTTAAAACCTCATCATCCTACGTTGCCTCTTGATGAATTTCAACGTTCTTGA